The sequence accgtgattggtccgcttggtagcatcgcatttcctcctgcgctgcaatagcttcccattgggcgactgaagggcagggaaggaactctggctgcaatgctttccataaagctttacacacctctgaaattatggaggacacatctggcttttacgaaaaaaacgctcgctttaaacttgtttaccccgagaaagactatcatgaccatgaagccttgcacaggcgggtgtgtgcgcatgcgtgacgtgcgaatACGTGCCCGAACTGCAGAGCGATggagacacaccaacacacaagtataaatgctcacaacggcgtagcccacttgcgtaggctacagcgtaagctggtacgcacaagtataaatcagcctttactcccAAACGCTGAATTATCACCATGGTGCTGTCATTGTTGAATTTGTGGATATTTTAGGAGTTGTCCttagtcatgggtgtaaagaaaGTAGAACAGAATTGTTTTGAAAGATATATTTTGACAAAATCCCTGCACATGCTGGACTATGGCCCTCAATACACATcctatccatgcacttatccaaacttctcttaattttTGTTTAACTATCTCACTGGGCAGCCACATTTTCTACTTTCATACCGTTCAGATTATGAACAGTTCGCAGGAATGAAACTCTGTTGTAATCCGGGAAGGATATGGGCTTCACTCACTGTCACTTGGTCGTATAATTggagcacggtagcgtagtgattggcacaacgctttacagtaccagcgacccggttcaattcccgctgctgcctgtaaggagtttgtacgttctccctgtgaccgcttgggtttcctcccacagtccacagacatactagctggtaggttaattggtcattgtaaattgtcccgtgattaggctgggattaaatcggggaataGCTGGGTGGCTAGGCTTGAAGTTCCGAAATTGCCTAttttgcgctgtatctcaataaataaataaacttgatttgatccTATTATTTGCCTTTTTTTTAGGACAATGACACAATCATATCTCCAAGTTATGCTTGGCGGTCTGCTGGTATTCGACATAACAAATCGCCATTCCCTTGACTACATTAGAAATTGGCTGGATGAAGCCAGCAACCTGATTGACCAGTGCAAGTATGTCTTCATTCTTGTTGGCCACAAGAGTGACCTGTCAGCTGAAAGGACAGTCTCAATAGAGGAAGCCGAGAAATTTGCAGAAGACATGGGCTTGAGATACATTGAGACGTCTGCCAAGGACAACACCAACATACAAGAAGTGTTTCACTTGCTGGCAGAGTCGATTGCCGAGATGGTGAAATCAGAGATCAATGGAGGAATCACTGAAACGCGAATTGTCATATTCACGTGATGACTTTTGGCTTTGGCCTAAAGAGTTTTGATGCCGCATTGACTGATCTATTTTATATAGGAGGGAAAATTGACAAACTTGATCTATCACAATCAGTTTGCAACTAGCAGATGATGACGTGACTTTGACAGAGATTGAAATGGATCTTTCATGACTGCTAAATAGCTGAGATGAATGCCAATGCTCTTCATTGATGTGCTCCAGGTGCACTTTATAACTGTGACTTCTTCATATCATTGATAAAGTGAAAATCGGAAGATTGCAGTtggtggaaatcagaaataaaagcagatggtgcaggaggaactgggtGAGGCAggtactgaggaaagagaaagtGCTAATATTTCAATCTGACTCTACCCAGTCTAGTATGTCTACCGCTTGATACCAAGCGTGGAGAAATTGGCAAATGAACCGTTTGTGTAGATGAGGCAAAATAATTATCTCCACTACAAAGCCTGTGGGGCTGGGAGAAAGAACAAACTACTAAAACACCATGGTTTGGATGGCCTCATTCTGTGTAGTGATACAGAGTGTATAATGGAAAATGTATAAATGCATTGTTTTTCATTAGAGTACAGTACAGGTGAATTTATAGTGGGGAGCATCAACATTACCTTTGTCAATGTTAAATAGCACAGACTTTTATGGAGATAATTCCTAGTTTTTATTCCCACAGCATGAATCTCCACAAGCGCTGGTTTCGCAGGATTTTGTTGTTTTATTCTCGATATTTTAATATCCACAAAGTTTTATAATAAAAGTAGTCTGGAGATTATTATATGTGTAGTATTGCACTCTCAGCCCCAGAAAAGAACAATGAGAGGAAATGATCTTTTTgaaaagaaaagattgaatatcGGATATATTGTAGTTGGAAAGAATTGGGAAAAGTGTAGCTCAGGTGGTTGATAGTTGGGTTGAGTTCTTCTTCAACCCTGGCAACCGCAAACCTTTTGTCACCATTAGAGGGGGCATTGTCAATACTCTGCTCATTTGTGGTGTGTTCTCCGAACGTTTGGTCTTGAACCTGATTGAaaagtattgaaaggccaagcattcggaggacacaccacaatcaacagcgcaCCAATGATGTCTCCTCGCATGGCGATAAAACGTTTCAAGTAAATTGCTAaggttggagaacaactcaacttaACCATAATATAGAGATCGATTTTTTTTTAGATGTGAAAAATCAGGCTTTGCAATACCTTTTTCTATAACTTTAAAAGGTTTGAAAACTGTATTGTGATACTTAAGTGGAACAGAAACCCATATTTACACGTATTTATGCAATGGAttcattttattaattttaacaATTATTTGCACATTGTTAATTGTGAGTTTGAAAATAAAATGGATGTAAGTAGGCCTCAGCATGTCAATGGTCTGTTGAGTTGAACATGGAGCCTGATGTTTGGATTTACGACTTCCTAATTGACATTCCTAGTGCCTATATTTGGGTGATGGattggagatgtgtctctaccaaaggaatggtaaggtgctccttccctccgctagcctgcaggtcacccttgggcaaggtgtagcacctgctaatcttcccccccccgccccgacccaccatgatcagggtcacatgatgcCATaggagagcaggtggtggatgttcaCATGAGCAGTTGATGcacatcgcaagtcctggttatgtgaccactgatgccaggtagacaatctctgaagtgtattgataatggctggggtcacccgtatggtaaagacactgcccagaagaaggcaatgggaagccacttctgtagaaaaatttgccaa is a genomic window of Mobula hypostoma chromosome 28, sMobHyp1.1, whole genome shotgun sequence containing:
- the LOC134338904 gene encoding ras-related protein Rab-39A-like, encoding MGQAWQRTAPRRAVSVNWEKSVCQFRVILVGESRVGKTSLVLRLTEDKFSVNVRETIGVDYYAHMLETPPIPRVKLQVCDTAGQKEHRTMTQSYLQVMLGGLLVFDITNRHSLDYIRNWLDEASNLIDQCKYVFILVGHKSDLSAERTVSIEEAEKFAEDMGLRYIETSAKDNTNIQEVFHLLAESIAEMVKSEINGGITETRIVIFT